From one [Ruminococcus] lactaris ATCC 29176 genomic stretch:
- a CDS encoding aminoacyl-histidine dipeptidase yields MDYKITGYEPEKLFHFFEEISAIPRGSGNEKGISDYLVKFAKDRGLEVIQDDAYNVVIKKAGSRGAEDHAPVMLQGHMDMVCEKRAGVEHDFEKDGLDLIIRDGRLTANGTTLGGDNGVAVALMLMVLDDDEIEHPPVECVFTTEEEVGLNGAKALDKSVLKARTMINMDSEDEGVATVSCAGGLRVQFTKEIKRTTVQGSLLTLKVEGLLGGHSGQDIDKERQNADLLMARMIQRLLKETKGQLVSFNGGTKDNAIPRECEASLIYESDEEAAKAEELACELAETYAEELTPAEPDFSCEISCETNRTAEAIPQDAAKEFICAMRLAPNGIQKRNIKMDGFVVVSLNLGVVRTEEDRIVMIFSPRSSVASLQEDTKERLNTLAETFGFTVSHSSEYPGWSFKEDSPVREICKESYKELFGEDLKIEAIHAGLECGLFSDAIKGLDAIAIGPTIANCHTPDEYLTLDSFERFYEFLKDILSRLAK; encoded by the coding sequence ATGGATTATAAAATTACAGGTTATGAGCCGGAAAAGTTATTTCATTTCTTTGAAGAGATCAGTGCGATCCCAAGAGGTTCGGGAAATGAAAAAGGAATCAGTGATTATCTTGTGAAATTTGCAAAGGACAGAGGTCTGGAGGTGATCCAGGACGATGCTTATAATGTAGTCATTAAAAAAGCGGGAAGCAGAGGGGCAGAGGATCATGCACCGGTTATGCTTCAGGGTCATATGGATATGGTCTGCGAGAAGCGTGCAGGGGTAGAGCATGATTTTGAAAAAGATGGGCTGGATCTGATCATCCGGGATGGCAGACTGACGGCAAATGGAACGACGCTTGGCGGGGACAACGGAGTTGCCGTAGCCCTGATGTTGATGGTGCTGGATGATGATGAGATCGAACATCCTCCGGTAGAATGTGTATTCACGACAGAGGAAGAAGTAGGACTCAACGGTGCGAAAGCATTGGACAAGTCGGTGCTGAAAGCAAGAACCATGATCAATATGGATTCAGAGGATGAGGGAGTTGCAACGGTAAGCTGTGCAGGCGGTCTCCGAGTTCAGTTTACAAAAGAGATTAAGAGAACTACCGTGCAGGGAAGCCTTCTCACGCTGAAAGTCGAAGGACTCTTAGGAGGACATTCCGGTCAGGATATTGATAAAGAGCGGCAGAATGCAGATCTTCTGATGGCAAGAATGATACAGAGATTATTAAAAGAGACAAAAGGACAGCTTGTAAGCTTTAACGGAGGAACGAAAGATAATGCGATTCCGAGAGAGTGTGAGGCATCTCTGATCTATGAATCCGATGAAGAAGCTGCGAAGGCAGAAGAACTGGCATGTGAGCTGGCAGAAACTTATGCAGAGGAACTGACACCGGCTGAGCCGGATTTCTCCTGTGAGATTTCCTGTGAGACAAACCGTACTGCTGAAGCAATCCCACAGGATGCAGCAAAAGAATTTATTTGTGCGATGCGTCTTGCCCCGAACGGGATTCAGAAGCGGAATATCAAAATGGATGGATTTGTAGTTGTATCATTGAATCTGGGTGTGGTCAGAACAGAGGAAGACCGGATCGTTATGATCTTTTCTCCACGTTCTTCTGTTGCATCACTTCAGGAAGATACAAAAGAACGTCTGAATACACTGGCAGAAACTTTTGGCTTTACAGTAAGCCATAGTTCAGAGTATCCGGGATGGAGCTTTAAAGAAGACTCTCCGGTTCGTGAGATCTGTAAGGAAAGCTATAAAGAATTATTTGGGGAGGATCTGAAGATTGAAGCAATCCATGCGGGACTGGAGTGCGGATTGTTCTCTGATGCGATCAAAGGACTGGATGCGATCGCGATCGGACCGACGATCGCCAACTGTCATACTCCGGATGAATATCTGACGTTGGATTCTTTTGAAAGATTCTATGAGTTCTTAAAAGATATTCTTTCACGGCTGGCAAAGTAG
- a CDS encoding metal ABC transporter ATP-binding protein → MALIKCENVSIGYEGQTVVRDLNFEIGQGDYLCIVGENGSGKSTLVKSLLGLKAVDSGKIEFGDGLKQKEIGYLPQQNDFQKDFPASVYEVVLSGRLNSRGFRPFYTATDKAEAAEKMEMLGITDLRGQCFRDLSGGQKQRVLLARALCATKKLLLLDEPVTGLDPIVTAEFYQLIQKINRESGIAVVMVSHDIESAVEYASHILHLQETVLYFGKASQYKKSRAGKAFLGGE, encoded by the coding sequence ATGGCACTGATAAAATGTGAGAATGTATCGATCGGCTATGAGGGTCAGACCGTCGTCCGGGATCTGAATTTTGAGATCGGCCAGGGAGACTATCTTTGTATTGTCGGTGAGAATGGTTCGGGTAAGAGTACGCTGGTAAAGAGTCTGCTTGGATTGAAAGCAGTGGACAGCGGTAAAATTGAATTTGGAGATGGTCTGAAGCAGAAAGAAATCGGTTATCTTCCACAGCAGAACGATTTTCAGAAAGATTTCCCGGCCAGTGTCTATGAGGTGGTACTTTCCGGGAGACTGAACAGCCGCGGATTCAGACCTTTCTATACAGCGACGGACAAAGCAGAGGCGGCAGAAAAGATGGAGATGCTCGGGATCACAGATCTGAGAGGCCAGTGTTTCCGGGATCTGTCCGGTGGTCAGAAGCAGAGAGTCCTTCTTGCGAGAGCGTTATGTGCGACGAAAAAACTGCTGCTTTTGGATGAGCCGGTGACAGGACTGGATCCAATCGTTACAGCAGAATTTTACCAACTGATCCAAAAGATCAACCGGGAATCAGGAATCGCAGTGGTGATGGTTTCACATGATATTGAAAGTGCAGTGGAGTATGCAAGCCATATTCTGCATTTGCAGGAGACGGTACTTTATTTTGGAAAGGCTTCGCAGTATAAAAAGAGCCGGGCAGGAAAAGCATTTCTCGGAGGTGAGTAG
- a CDS encoding RluA family pseudouridine synthase, with the protein MERTITYQISESEHGLRVEQYLRHKGYSYQNLTQLKKMPESILINGIWSYMRSTLSCGDTLTVHIQESEYSEHIPPVQLPLDIIYEDDDLLVVNKPAGMPIHPSLNNYKNSLANALMYYYKEQGKPFIFRCTNRLDRDTSGLTVIAKHLVSSSILSFMAVRHEIHREYLAIVRGAVSPASGTINAPLARTGSSIIERKVDFEHGEHAVTHYKVLKEQNQHSLVSLILETGRTHQIRVHLQYLGHPLVGDYLYNPDMEYINRQALHSWKLSFIHPITGEAMHFEAPLPEDMRKVLG; encoded by the coding sequence ATGGAACGAACTATTACTTATCAGATTTCAGAATCAGAACACGGACTACGTGTAGAACAATATCTCCGTCATAAAGGCTATTCCTATCAGAATCTGACTCAGCTTAAGAAAATGCCTGAAAGTATTCTGATCAACGGAATCTGGTCTTATATGCGAAGTACACTTTCCTGCGGCGATACTCTGACGGTCCATATTCAGGAATCTGAATACTCCGAACATATCCCACCTGTTCAACTGCCTTTGGATATCATTTATGAGGATGATGATCTGCTTGTTGTAAATAAACCGGCAGGAATGCCTATTCATCCTTCGCTGAATAACTATAAAAATTCACTTGCAAATGCACTTATGTATTATTATAAAGAACAGGGAAAGCCATTTATTTTCCGCTGTACCAACCGACTTGACCGTGATACTTCAGGGCTGACTGTAATCGCCAAGCATCTTGTCAGTTCCAGTATCCTATCCTTCATGGCAGTCCGTCATGAAATCCACAGAGAGTACCTGGCGATCGTCCGGGGGGCAGTTTCTCCTGCTTCCGGAACGATCAATGCACCTCTTGCCCGTACCGGCAGCTCTATAATTGAGCGAAAAGTTGACTTTGAACATGGAGAGCATGCTGTCACGCACTATAAAGTATTAAAGGAACAGAACCAGCACAGTCTTGTCTCCCTTATTTTAGAAACCGGCCGTACCCATCAGATCCGTGTACATCTTCAGTATCTCGGACATCCACTGGTCGGGGATTATCTCTATAATCCTGATATGGAATATATCAACCGGCAGGCTCTCCATTCCTGGAAACTTTCATTCATTCATCCGATCACCGGTGAGGCAATGCATTTTGAAGCACCACTGCCGGAGGATATGAGGAAAGTGTTGGGATAA
- the ilvN gene encoding acetolactate synthase small subunit: MESSMKKRWISLYVENQVGVLSKISGLFSGKSYNLDSLTVGTTEDPSVSRMTIATVSDDETFEQIKKQLNRMIEVIKVIDFTDVFVRMKEILYVKVFKCTPEDKVEIFQIATTFKAKVIDYGKDSLLIEFVQTATKNDAVVKLMKEEFKSIEVVRGGSVGIESISMMER, encoded by the coding sequence ATGGAAAGTAGTATGAAGAAAAGATGGATTTCTCTGTATGTAGAAAACCAGGTTGGAGTTCTGTCAAAGATTTCCGGGTTATTTTCAGGCAAATCTTATAATCTGGACAGTCTGACTGTTGGAACGACAGAAGATCCAAGCGTATCCAGGATGACCATTGCTACAGTCAGTGATGATGAGACTTTTGAACAGATCAAAAAGCAGTTAAACCGTATGATCGAAGTAATAAAAGTCATTGATTTTACCGATGTTTTTGTAAGAATGAAAGAGATCCTCTATGTAAAAGTCTTCAAATGTACACCGGAAGATAAGGTAGAGATTTTTCAGATTGCGACAACTTTTAAGGCAAAAGTGATCGATTATGGAAAGGACAGTCTTTTGATCGAGTTTGTGCAGACTGCGACAAAGAATGATGCAGTAGTGAAGCTGATGAAAGAAGAGTTTAAGAGTATTGAAGTTGTGCGTGGCGGAAGTGTCGGAATTGAATCAATCAGTATGATGGAACGCTAG
- a CDS encoding Tex family protein has protein sequence MDINQKVTEELGVKRWQVDAAVNLIDEGYTIPFISRYRKEVTGSLNDEQLRKLYERLIYLRNLEEKKEQVLSSIEEQGKLTEELKQQILAAETLVSVEDLYRPYRPKRRTRATIAKEKGLEPLAAVIMLQKSMEPLEKIAEAYISQEKSVVSASEAVAGARDIIAESISDNADYRSWIRKITMNKGKVISTAKDPEAESVYEMYYEFEEPAEKLAGHRILALNRGEKEKFLTVKVQAPEEEILRYLEKKVIVNENPYTTEVLKETVADSYNRLIAPAIEREIRSELTERAENGAIEVFGKNLHQLLMQPPIAGKVVLGWDPAFRTGCKLAVVDETGKVIGTTVIYPTAPTTPKKIQASKDLLKKIIPKYHISLISLGNGTASRESEEFIVELLKEIPEKVQYVIVNEAGASVYSASKLASEEFPKFDVGQRSAASIARRLQDPLAELVKIDPKAIGVGQYQHDMNQKKLGESLNGVVEDCVNKVGVDLNTASAPLLAYISGISSAIAKNIVAYREENGKFADRRELLKVPKLGPKAYEQCAGFMRIQGGKNPLDATAVHPESYEAAEKLLKKQGYKAEDITNHKLTGLSLTIRDYKKLAEELEIGEITLRDIVKELEKPARDPRDEMPKPILRTDVLEMKDLKEGMVLKGTVRNVIDFGAFVDIGVHQDGLVHISQITDKFIKHPLEAVSVGDIVDVKVMSVDMKKKRIQLTMRGI, from the coding sequence ATGGATATTAATCAGAAAGTGACAGAAGAACTTGGGGTGAAAAGGTGGCAGGTGGATGCCGCGGTAAATCTCATTGACGAAGGATATACCATTCCGTTTATTTCACGATACAGAAAAGAAGTGACCGGTTCTCTGAATGATGAGCAGCTCAGAAAGCTGTATGAGCGTTTGATTTATTTGAGAAATCTGGAAGAAAAGAAAGAGCAGGTGCTTTCCAGTATAGAGGAACAGGGGAAGCTGACGGAAGAATTAAAGCAGCAGATTCTTGCTGCAGAGACACTGGTTTCCGTGGAGGATCTGTACCGGCCATACCGACCGAAGCGTCGTACCAGGGCGACCATCGCAAAGGAAAAGGGGTTAGAACCACTGGCAGCAGTTATTATGTTGCAGAAAAGTATGGAACCATTGGAAAAGATCGCAGAAGCGTATATTTCTCAGGAGAAGAGTGTTGTATCAGCGTCAGAGGCTGTTGCAGGGGCGAGAGATATCATTGCCGAGTCCATCTCAGATAACGCAGATTACCGGAGCTGGATCAGAAAGATTACGATGAATAAAGGAAAAGTTATTTCTACAGCAAAAGATCCTGAGGCAGAGTCAGTTTATGAAATGTATTATGAATTTGAAGAACCTGCGGAAAAGCTGGCAGGGCATCGGATTCTTGCATTAAACCGAGGAGAAAAGGAGAAATTTCTGACAGTAAAAGTGCAGGCACCGGAAGAAGAAATCCTGCGTTATCTGGAAAAGAAAGTGATCGTGAACGAAAATCCATATACAACGGAAGTATTAAAAGAGACGGTGGCTGACAGTTATAACCGTCTGATCGCTCCGGCCATCGAGCGTGAGATACGAAGCGAATTGACAGAACGTGCGGAGAATGGAGCGATTGAAGTATTTGGAAAAAATCTGCACCAGCTTCTGATGCAGCCACCGATCGCAGGAAAAGTGGTACTTGGATGGGATCCCGCATTCCGTACAGGATGTAAGCTGGCTGTTGTTGATGAGACCGGAAAGGTGATCGGAACGACGGTTATTTATCCGACGGCTCCTACAACACCGAAGAAGATCCAGGCGAGTAAGGATCTTCTGAAAAAGATTATTCCAAAGTACCATATTTCTCTGATTTCTCTTGGAAATGGAACGGCTTCAAGAGAGTCAGAAGAATTTATTGTAGAATTATTGAAAGAAATTCCTGAAAAGGTACAGTATGTGATCGTAAATGAGGCGGGGGCCTCTGTTTATTCAGCAAGTAAGTTGGCAAGCGAGGAATTTCCGAAGTTTGATGTAGGACAGAGAAGTGCTGCATCGATCGCAAGAAGACTGCAGGATCCGCTGGCTGAACTGGTGAAGATTGATCCGAAAGCAATCGGAGTAGGTCAGTATCAGCATGATATGAATCAGAAGAAGCTCGGTGAATCATTAAATGGTGTGGTTGAGGATTGTGTGAATAAAGTAGGCGTGGATCTGAATACGGCTTCTGCACCGTTGCTTGCATATATTTCAGGAATCAGCAGTGCAATCGCAAAAAATATTGTTGCTTACCGGGAAGAAAATGGAAAGTTTGCCGACAGACGGGAACTTTTAAAAGTACCGAAGCTGGGGCCAAAAGCCTATGAGCAGTGTGCGGGATTCATGAGGATCCAGGGTGGAAAAAATCCGCTGGATGCGACAGCAGTTCATCCTGAATCTTATGAAGCGGCAGAAAAGCTCCTGAAGAAGCAGGGATACAAAGCAGAGGATATCACAAACCATAAATTAACAGGGTTATCATTGACGATCAGAGATTATAAAAAGCTGGCAGAAGAACTGGAGATCGGAGAGATCACGTTGCGAGATATTGTAAAAGAGCTGGAAAAACCGGCACGTGATCCACGTGATGAAATGCCAAAGCCGATTCTTCGTACCGATGTACTTGAAATGAAAGATCTGAAAGAGGGAATGGTTCTGAAAGGAACAGTAAGAAATGTCATTGATTTCGGTGCATTTGTGGATATCGGAGTCCATCAGGACGGACTGGTGCATATTTCCCAGATTACGGATAAGTTTATAAAACATCCACTGGAGGCTGTCAGCGTGGGTGATATTGTGGATGTAAAGGTAATGAGTGTGGATATGAAGAAAAAAAGGATTCAGTTGACGATGCGGGGAATATAA
- the mgtE gene encoding magnesium transporter has product MNKEIFIKLLQQRQFKAVRSILDVMNEVDIASLLSKLDDKELALAFRLIPKDKAAEVFSNMDTSMQSYLVEMFTEKELKELLDDLYMDDTVDMLEELPANLVNRILNTVSATDRKMINQLLNYPDDSAGSIMTTEYVDLRDTMTVGQAMAHIKRTGIHKETIYTCYVTERRKLVGIVSAKDLMTTEDDVPIKDLMETEIISVTTHNDQEYVAQLFTKYDLLALPVLDADGLMVGIVTFDDAMDVMVDEATEDITKMAAINPSEKTYFDTSVFQHAMNRIPWLLILMLTSIITGTIITKYENAFAAIPLLVSFIPMLMDTGGNCGSQSATLIIRGIALDEIHFKDLFKVVFKEFRISLIVGAALSIVNGLRILIQYRNPSLALVIAFSLIGTVIMAKMVGCMLPLLAKKVHLDPAIMASPLITTLVDTFSILIYFNIATLLFKL; this is encoded by the coding sequence ATGAACAAAGAGATTTTTATCAAGCTTCTCCAGCAGCGTCAGTTCAAAGCTGTCAGAAGTATCCTGGACGTAATGAACGAAGTGGACATTGCCTCACTTCTCTCGAAACTTGATGACAAAGAGCTTGCTCTTGCATTTCGCCTGATTCCCAAAGATAAAGCTGCGGAAGTATTTTCCAATATGGATACTTCCATGCAGTCCTATCTGGTGGAAATGTTCACAGAAAAAGAGTTAAAAGAACTTTTAGATGACCTGTATATGGATGATACGGTCGATATGCTTGAAGAACTTCCGGCTAACCTGGTCAACCGTATCCTCAACACCGTCAGTGCGACAGACCGTAAGATGATCAACCAGCTTCTGAACTATCCGGATGACAGTGCCGGAAGCATTATGACAACCGAATATGTTGATCTGCGTGATACAATGACCGTGGGACAGGCCATGGCTCATATCAAGCGTACCGGAATCCATAAAGAGACGATCTATACCTGCTACGTCACAGAACGCAGAAAGCTGGTCGGCATCGTCAGTGCCAAAGATCTGATGACGACCGAGGATGATGTTCCGATCAAAGACCTGATGGAGACGGAGATTATTTCTGTAACGACCCATAATGACCAGGAATATGTAGCCCAGCTTTTCACCAAATACGATCTGCTGGCACTTCCTGTCCTGGATGCCGATGGACTGATGGTCGGAATCGTTACTTTCGATGATGCAATGGATGTCATGGTCGATGAGGCAACCGAGGATATCACAAAAATGGCTGCTATCAATCCAAGTGAAAAAACTTATTTTGATACTTCTGTCTTCCAGCATGCCATGAACCGTATCCCCTGGCTTCTGATCCTGATGCTTACTTCCATTATCACCGGAACGATCATCACGAAATATGAGAACGCTTTTGCTGCAATCCCACTTCTGGTTTCCTTCATCCCTATGCTGATGGATACCGGCGGAAACTGTGGTTCCCAGAGTGCAACCCTGATCATCCGTGGAATTGCACTGGATGAGATCCATTTTAAAGATCTCTTCAAGGTTGTATTCAAGGAGTTCCGTATCTCCCTGATCGTAGGAGCTGCACTTTCTATTGTGAATGGACTCCGGATCCTGATCCAGTATCGGAATCCGTCCCTTGCACTGGTGATTGCATTCTCTCTGATCGGAACAGTCATTATGGCTAAGATGGTCGGATGTATGCTTCCACTGCTCGCAAAGAAGGTTCATCTTGACCCGGCGATCATGGCTTCTCCGCTGATCACGACACTGGTAGATACGTTCTCGATTCTTATCTACTTTAATATTGCAACGTTGTTGTTTAAGTTGTAA
- a CDS encoding metal ABC transporter permease: protein MIQEIIEMMSYPFMTRAFLVGSLVALCSALLGVSLVLKRYSMIGDGLSHVGFGAMAIAAAMNAAPLAVAIPIVIVAAVLLLRINSNAKIKGDAAIALISTSSLAIGVMVISLTTGMNTDVYNYMFGSILAMSSDDLKLSVILSVIVLILFIFFYHKIFAITFDETFARATGVKAGLYNMLIAVLTAVTIVLGMRMMGALLISSLIIFPALTSMRVCRTFKSVILNSAVLSVVCLIAGLTISYVGATPAGASVVLANLAALIVYSCIGMIRNRAR from the coding sequence ATGATACAGGAAATTATAGAGATGATGTCGTATCCTTTTATGACCAGAGCGTTTCTTGTTGGTTCACTGGTGGCACTTTGTTCTGCTCTTCTTGGTGTGAGTCTGGTATTGAAGCGTTATTCTATGATCGGTGATGGACTTTCCCATGTGGGATTTGGTGCAATGGCGATTGCAGCAGCAATGAATGCAGCACCACTTGCAGTAGCGATCCCGATTGTAATCGTGGCGGCAGTCCTGCTTCTGCGGATCAACAGTAATGCGAAGATCAAAGGCGATGCAGCGATCGCACTGATCTCCACCAGTTCTCTGGCGATTGGTGTTATGGTGATCTCGTTGACAACGGGAATGAATACCGATGTATACAATTATATGTTTGGAAGTATTCTGGCGATGAGTTCGGATGATCTGAAGCTGAGTGTGATACTTTCGGTTATTGTATTGATTTTATTTATATTCTTCTATCATAAGATTTTTGCAATTACCTTTGATGAGACATTTGCAAGGGCAACGGGGGTGAAAGCAGGTCTTTATAATATGTTGATCGCAGTTCTTACAGCAGTGACGATTGTGCTTGGAATGCGGATGATGGGAGCGTTGTTGATCTCCAGTCTGATTATTTTCCCGGCACTGACATCCATGAGAGTATGTAGAACGTTCAAGAGTGTTATCCTTAATTCAGCTGTATTGTCAGTGGTTTGTCTGATCGCAGGACTGACAATCTCCTATGTAGGTGCGACTCCAGCAGGAGCAAGTGTGGTCCTTGCCAATTTAGCGGCATTGATTGTGTATTCATGCATCGGAATGATCCGTAACCGGGCAAGATAA
- the ilvB gene encoding biosynthetic-type acetolactate synthase large subunit, with amino-acid sequence MRQITGNKLLVRALKEEGVDTLFGYPGACTIDISDELYKQDEIRVILPRHEQALVHEADAYARTTGKVGVCLVTSGPGATNLVTGLATANYDSVPLVCFTGQVARPLIGNDAFQEVDIVGITRSITKYGVTVRKREDLGRIIKEAFYIARTGRPGPVLVDLPKDVMAELGSAVYPDSVNIRGYKPNTSVHMGQLKRALKMLKKAKKPLFLAGGGVNIARANGVFTEVVEKTQVPVVTTIMGRGAIPTNHPLFVGNLGMHGAYGANMAVSECDLLFSIGTRFNDRITGKLHQFAPNAQIVHIDIDTASISRNIHVDVPIVADAKEAITKMNEYVEKCETKKWTKKIEEWKMEHPLTMKNRQAMGPQDIIEEINRQFDNAIIATDVGQHQMFTTQYIEITNDKQLVTSGGLGTMGYGFPAAIGAALGNPDKKVIAISGDGGMQMNIQEFATAVLEELPLILCVFNNEYLGMVRQWQKLFYGKRYGMTNLKAGALYRRTNGKEMPEYTPDFVKLAESYGAKGIRVMRKEDIAAAFEQAKKETKIPTLIEFIIDPEELVYPMVKPNGTLEDMIMDC; translated from the coding sequence TTGAGACAGATTACAGGAAATAAGTTACTTGTCAGAGCTTTGAAGGAGGAAGGTGTTGATACACTTTTCGGATATCCGGGAGCCTGTACGATCGATATCAGTGATGAGCTGTATAAGCAGGATGAGATCCGTGTGATCCTTCCAAGACATGAGCAGGCACTGGTTCATGAGGCAGATGCATATGCAAGGACAACGGGAAAAGTCGGAGTCTGTCTGGTAACGAGCGGACCGGGAGCAACCAATCTGGTGACCGGACTTGCCACGGCAAATTATGACAGTGTACCGCTTGTGTGTTTTACAGGACAGGTAGCGAGACCTCTGATCGGAAATGATGCCTTTCAGGAAGTAGATATTGTAGGAATTACCCGCAGCATTACGAAATATGGTGTCACAGTCCGCAAGAGGGAAGATCTGGGACGGATCATTAAAGAGGCATTTTATATTGCAAGAACAGGAAGACCGGGACCGGTTCTGGTTGATCTTCCAAAAGATGTGATGGCGGAACTCGGAAGTGCTGTGTATCCTGATTCGGTGAATATCCGTGGGTATAAGCCGAATACGAGTGTGCATATGGGACAGCTTAAGCGTGCATTGAAAATGCTGAAAAAGGCAAAGAAACCACTGTTCCTTGCCGGCGGTGGTGTGAATATTGCACGTGCGAACGGCGTATTTACAGAAGTAGTTGAAAAGACGCAGGTTCCGGTGGTTACGACGATCATGGGAAGAGGGGCGATCCCGACGAATCATCCACTTTTTGTAGGAAATCTTGGAATGCATGGGGCATACGGAGCTAATATGGCGGTCAGTGAGTGTGACCTGCTTTTCTCTATCGGAACAAGATTTAACGACCGTATTACAGGAAAACTGCATCAGTTTGCTCCAAATGCACAGATTGTACATATTGATATTGATACAGCATCCATTTCCAGGAATATCCATGTAGATGTACCGATTGTTGCAGATGCCAAAGAGGCGATCACGAAAATGAATGAGTATGTAGAAAAATGTGAGACGAAGAAATGGACGAAAAAGATTGAAGAATGGAAGATGGAGCATCCGCTTACGATGAAAAATCGTCAGGCGATGGGACCACAGGACATCATTGAGGAGATCAACCGTCAGTTTGACAATGCAATCATTGCAACAGATGTCGGGCAGCATCAGATGTTTACGACTCAGTATATTGAGATTACAAATGACAAGCAGCTTGTCACATCAGGCGGACTTGGAACGATGGGATACGGGTTCCCTGCAGCGATCGGTGCAGCACTGGGAAATCCGGATAAAAAAGTTATTGCTATTTCAGGAGACGGTGGTATGCAGATGAATATTCAGGAATTTGCGACTGCGGTGCTGGAGGAACTTCCGTTGATCCTGTGTGTATTTAATAATGAATATCTTGGAATGGTACGACAGTGGCAGAAGCTTTTCTACGGAAAGCGTTATGGTATGACGAATCTGAAAGCAGGTGCATTATACCGTCGTACTAATGGAAAGGAGATGCCGGAATATACGCCGGATTTTGTAAAACTGGCAGAAAGTTATGGAGCGAAAGGTATCCGGGTTATGAGAAAAGAGGATATTGCGGCAGCATTTGAACAGGCAAAAAAAGAGACGAAAATCCCGACACTGATCGAGTTTATCATCGATCCGGAGGAACTGGTTTATCCGATGGTAAAACCGAACGGTACGCTGGAAGATATGATCATGGACTGCTAG
- the nagA gene encoding N-acetylglucosamine-6-phosphate deacetylase, giving the protein MKVLKNKIIYTGNGKIDNGYVRFNQRISEVDEMRNFVPQEDDEIIETDATYVIPGFVDVHSHGGYGKDSMDASADEIDWMVRQMAAKEGITTYFCTTMTQTYDNIEKAMVQIKEAAEKNPIIQGIHLEGPFISVNYKGAQDASYIKKPDEKALAHWNELSGNRIRVVTYAPEEATEEFENWCLSNRIVPSAGHSDATYDQLVASRACHVTHLYNAQRGLKHREPGVTGYGLLTDGVNTELICDGIHIRPQMIALAHKVKGSDGIELITDSMRAKGMPEGKSELGGQVVYVKDGTARLEDGTIAGSVLTYIKAFQNIIKFTGVSIEDAVKMSSGNQAKEFGLTQKGAIKTGKDADFVLLDEELELKGTISFGEMM; this is encoded by the coding sequence ATGAAAGTATTAAAAAATAAAATAATATATACAGGAAACGGAAAAATTGACAATGGATATGTCCGATTCAACCAGAGAATCTCAGAAGTAGACGAAATGAGAAATTTCGTACCGCAGGAAGACGATGAGATCATTGAGACAGATGCGACTTATGTGATCCCGGGATTTGTTGATGTGCATAGTCATGGAGGATACGGAAAAGACAGCATGGATGCTTCCGCAGATGAGATTGACTGGATGGTACGTCAGATGGCAGCCAAAGAGGGAATCACAACTTACTTCTGCACAACGATGACGCAGACTTATGATAATATTGAAAAAGCCATGGTGCAGATCAAAGAAGCAGCGGAAAAAAATCCGATCATCCAGGGAATCCACCTGGAAGGACCGTTTATTTCAGTCAACTATAAAGGGGCACAGGATGCTTCTTATATTAAGAAACCAGATGAGAAAGCACTTGCTCACTGGAATGAGTTAAGCGGAAACCGTATCCGTGTGGTTACTTATGCACCGGAGGAGGCAACGGAAGAATTTGAGAACTGGTGTCTTTCCAACCGGATCGTTCCAAGTGCTGGACATTCCGATGCAACTTATGACCAGCTTGTGGCATCCAGAGCCTGCCATGTGACTCATCTTTATAACGCACAGAGAGGTCTGAAGCACAGAGAGCCGGGAGTTACCGGATATGGTCTTCTGACCGATGGCGTTAATACAGAGCTGATCTGTGACGGTATCCATATCAGACCGCAGATGATCGCATTGGCACATAAAGTAAAGGGCAGTGACGGAATCGAACTTATCACAGACTCCATGCGTGCAAAAGGAATGCCGGAAGGTAAAAGTGAACTGGGTGGACAGGTTGTCTATGTAAAAGACGGTACTGCACGCCTGGAGGATGGAACAATCGCCGGAAGTGTACTGACTTATATTAAAGCGTTCCAGAATATTATCAAGTTTACCGGTGTATCGATTGAAGATGCTGTAAAGATGTCTTCAGGAAATCAGGCAAAAGAGTTTGGACTGACTCAGAAAGGTGCGATTAAGACTGGAAAAGATGCAGACTTTGTATTACTGGATGAGGAACTGGAGTTAAAAGGAACGATCAGTTTTGGGGAAATGATGTAA